A genomic segment from Pseudoduganella chitinolytica encodes:
- a CDS encoding PrkA family serine protein kinase yields the protein MTIFDNYAARYERTREEEMSLSEYLQLCKKDHLTYATAAERMLAAIGEPTLVDTRNDTRLSRIFANKVIKIYPAFREFYGMEEVIEQVVSYFRHAAQGLEERKQILYLLGPVGGGKSSIAEKLKSLMEQVPFYCIKGSPVNESPLGLFNEAEDGVILEEDYGIPRRYLRNIPSPWAVKRLHEFNGDINQFRVVKRYPSILKQVAISKTEPGDENNQDISSLVGKVDIRKLEDYAQDDPDAYSYSGGLCLANQGLMEFVEMFKAPIKVLHPLLTATQEGNYKGTEGFGAIPFDGIVLAHSNESEWKSFRNNRNNEAFLDRIYIVKVPYCLRVSDEVKIYEKLLRNSSLAEAPCAPGTLRMMSQFAVLSRLNEPENSSIFSKMLVYDGENLKDTDPKAKSIHEYVDYAGVDEGMNGLSTRFAFKILSKVFNFDSTEVAANPVHLLYVLEQQVEREQFPPETEQKYFSYIKEHLAQRYVDFIGKEIQTAYLESYSEYGQNIFDRYVTFADFWIQDQEYRDPDTGESFDRESLNAELEKIEKPAGISNPKDFRNEIVNFGLRARANNGGKNPAWTSYEKFRTVIEKKMFSNTEELLPVISFNAKASAEDANKHADFVARMVEKGYTAKQVRLLCEWYLRVRKSS from the coding sequence ATGACCATCTTTGACAACTACGCAGCACGGTACGAGCGCACCCGGGAAGAGGAAATGTCCCTTTCCGAATATCTCCAGCTTTGCAAGAAGGATCACCTTACCTACGCGACGGCTGCGGAACGCATGCTGGCCGCGATCGGCGAACCCACCCTCGTCGATACGCGCAACGACACCCGCCTGTCCCGCATCTTCGCCAACAAGGTCATCAAGATCTATCCCGCGTTCCGCGAGTTCTACGGCATGGAGGAAGTGATCGAACAGGTCGTTTCCTACTTCCGCCACGCGGCGCAGGGGCTGGAGGAGCGCAAGCAGATCCTGTACCTGCTGGGTCCCGTGGGCGGCGGCAAGTCGTCGATCGCCGAGAAACTGAAGTCGCTGATGGAGCAGGTGCCGTTCTACTGCATCAAGGGTTCGCCCGTCAACGAGTCGCCACTGGGCCTGTTCAACGAGGCCGAGGATGGCGTCATCCTGGAAGAGGATTACGGCATCCCGCGCCGCTACCTGCGCAACATCCCCAGCCCGTGGGCCGTCAAGCGCCTGCACGAGTTCAATGGCGACATCAACCAGTTCCGCGTCGTCAAGCGCTACCCGTCGATCCTGAAGCAGGTCGCCATCTCCAAGACGGAGCCGGGCGACGAGAACAACCAGGACATCTCGTCCCTCGTCGGCAAGGTCGACATCCGCAAACTCGAGGACTACGCCCAGGACGATCCGGATGCGTACAGCTACTCCGGCGGCCTGTGCCTGGCCAACCAGGGCCTGATGGAATTCGTCGAGATGTTCAAGGCGCCCATCAAGGTGCTGCACCCGCTGCTGACGGCCACGCAGGAGGGCAACTACAAGGGCACGGAAGGCTTCGGCGCGATCCCGTTCGACGGCATCGTGCTGGCCCACTCGAACGAGTCGGAGTGGAAGAGCTTCCGCAACAACCGCAACAACGAAGCCTTCCTGGACCGGATCTACATCGTCAAGGTGCCGTACTGCCTGCGCGTGTCCGACGAAGTGAAGATCTACGAGAAGCTGTTGCGCAATTCGTCGCTGGCGGAAGCGCCGTGCGCGCCGGGTACCTTGCGCATGATGTCGCAGTTTGCCGTGCTGTCGCGCCTGAACGAACCGGAAAACTCGTCCATCTTCTCGAAAATGCTCGTGTACGATGGCGAAAACCTGAAGGACACCGATCCGAAGGCGAAGTCGATCCACGAGTACGTCGACTATGCGGGGGTGGACGAAGGCATGAACGGCCTGTCGACGCGCTTCGCGTTCAAGATCCTGTCCAAGGTGTTCAACTTCGACTCGACGGAAGTGGCGGCCAACCCCGTGCACCTGCTGTACGTGCTGGAGCAGCAGGTCGAGCGCGAGCAGTTCCCGCCGGAGACGGAACAGAAATACTTCTCGTACATCAAGGAACACCTGGCGCAGCGCTACGTGGACTTCATCGGCAAGGAGATCCAGACGGCCTACCTGGAAAGCTATTCCGAATACGGCCAGAACATCTTCGACCGCTACGTGACGTTTGCGGACTTCTGGATCCAGGACCAGGAATACCGCGATCCGGATACCGGCGAGAGCTTCGACCGCGAGTCGCTGAACGCGGAGCTGGAAAAGATCGAGAAGCCGGCCGGCATCAGCAATCCGAAGGACTTCCGCAACGAGATCGTCAACTTCGGGCTGCGCGCCCGCGCCAACAACGGCGGCAAGAACCCGGCCTGGACAAGCTACGAGAAGTTCCGCACGGTCATCGAGAAGAAGATGTTCTCGAATACGGAGGAGCTGCTGCCCGTCATCTCGTTCAATGCCAAGGCCAGCGCCGAAGACGCCAACAAGCATGCCGACTTTGTCGCGCGCATGGTGGAAAAAGGCTACACCGCCAAGCAGGTCCGCCTGCTGTGCGAGTGGTATCTGCGTGTGCGGAAGTCGTCGTAA